A genomic window from Populus nigra chromosome 7, ddPopNigr1.1, whole genome shotgun sequence includes:
- the LOC133699343 gene encoding uncharacterized protein LOC133699343, producing MGPTFADVAKARVISADVAVDDVSADWTDDVADDCAGLLAWLLTGCLRGGSTRFSCRQSGEDDAWRAWREWSRVGSAVVGACWRVRKIPETFMSTTHYMESFIPALIEETRADLCSNMTMVSQAPKREIFSLGIAKENKPPKDLFYKIWFEKMRNNVNGEGIYEPGVGDLLALTDVRPKDIDDLNRPGFNYLLAYVHGLSIAKDDNDKYDILSILTSKPIQFELEDRENKKESVIAGKGRQKNMKANVFVVYLVNMMTNIRTWRSLNSELEGGNMNIIQNVLHTSSADGQDCTHCLSEVNRSATLSGMEETSSNLNDSQQDAIVSCIGLSECQHQSTVKLIWGPPGTGKTKMVGLLLFSLLKLKCRTLTCAPTNIAVLEVTSRLLRQVRQVTDSLEYDTYGLGDIVLYGNGKRMKISENHDLEDIFLDNRVEALYHCFNPSTGWKHTLGSLITLLEDPEHQYRRYLESKDGMHGFEEINTNKGKDEAVNDQEKKGRNSRKVLKKALIQALKDNKTKEKQKQNKDGKVKKEVILSFEEFVKDSFEFLSAKLDVLIVDLYTHLPTSIISLEVVKNMIRALGSLKCFKPLLYSVSVGDEGLKQVLSDFENEGSGADQFSQLAYMRKYCAQTLNSLPRVFDIPNIFEVEGIAARNFCLGNACLVFCTASSSAKLHTEGAKPIKLLVIDEAAQLKECESTIPLQLSGLRHAILIGDERQLPAMVQSKISEESEFGRSLFERLVILEHEKHLLNTQYRMHPSISLFPNKEFYDMRIQDASNVKERNYQKQFLQGNMYGPYSFINVANGKEQSNDGRSKKNLVEVAVVSAIVASLFKEFKRARKRMSIGVISPYKAQVFAIQQKIGNAYSTYSNFAVNVRSVDGFQGSEEDVIIISTVRCNASGSVGFLSNRQRVNVALTRARYCLWILGNGATLVNSDTIWKKLVIDAKERGCFYNADEDKSLSKAIMDALLELDQLDYLLNANFLLFRNARWKFFFSDNFRKSIMKVRNGARHEVISLLAKLSSGWRQSPEERNIIVLHGTSSELLENYRVNDQLSLIWTVDIIKENKNDTQILKVWDVLLLRDLPKLARSLDAVFGNYTVNKMNRCRHKCTEGDVVVPMRWSISSGAALESSNPETDPAQLLSQTLASIVIRDESEAPAATSRQPWRSKKDGFSSGTRGSKPRRRRTNDN from the exons ATGGGACCCACGTTTGCTGACGTGGCAAAAGCACGCGTAATTTCGGCTGACGTGGCAGTTGatgacgtgtctgctgactggaCGGATGACGTGGCGGATGACTGTGCAGGGTTGCTGGCGTGGCTGCTGACTGGCTGCTTgcgtggcgggtcaacccggttcagTTGCAGACAATCGGGTGAAGACGACGCGTGGAGAGCGTGGCGCGAGTGGTCGCGCGTGGGCAGTGCTGTCGTCGGCGCGTGTTGGCGCGTGCGG AAGATACCGGAGACATTCATGTCAACGACACATTACATGGAGTCATTCATTCCTGCGCTAATCGAGGAAACTCGTGCTGACTTATGCTCAAACATGACAATGGTCTCCCAAGCACCTAAAAGAGAAATCTTTTCACTGGGAATAGCTAAAGAGAACAAACCTCCGAAAGACTTGTTTTATAAGATCTGGTTTGAAAAAATGAGAAACAATGTGAATGGGGAAGGAATATATGAGCCTGGGGTTGGAGATCTCCTTGCTTTGACAGATGTAAGACCGAAAGACATTGATGATTTGAACAGGCCTGGGTTTAACTATCTTCTTGCATATGTTCATGGACTATCTATAGCGAAAGATGATAACGATAAATATGACATTTTGTCAATTCTCACATCCAAACCCATTCAATTTGAATTAGAAGACagggaaaataaaaaggagtcTGTCATTGCTGGAAAAGGAAGGCAAAAGAACATGAAAGCTAATGTCTTTGTTGTTTACCTAGTGAACATGATGACAAATATTCGTACATGGAGATCATTGAACTCAGAGCTGGAAGGAGGGAACATGAACATTATCCAGAATGTGCTTCATACTAGCTCAGCT GATGGCCAAGATTGCACTCACTGCTTATCTGAAGTGAATAGAAGTGCTACACTTTCTGGTATGGAAGAAACCTCTTCCAATTTAAATGACTCACAGCAAGATGCAATTGTAAGCTGCATTGGTCTGAGTGAATGCCAACATCAAAGTACTGTCAAACTAATTTGGGGCCCTCCGGGGACGGGCAAAACAAAGATGGTTggtttattattgttttctctACTTAAGTTGAAGTGCAGGACCCTTACATGTGCTCCAACCAATATTGCTGTGTTGGAAGTAACATCGAGACTCCTAAGGCAAGTTAGGCAAGTTACAGACTCTCTTGAATATGACACTTATGGACTTGGAGATATAGTTCTCTATGGGAACGGAAAGCGAATGAAGATCTCCGAGAATCATGATCTTGAAGATATATTTCTTGACAATCGTGTCGAAGCACTTTATCATTGCTTTAACCCGTCAACTGGCTGGAAGCACACTCTAGGCTCATTGATAACTTTGCTTGAAGATCCTGAGCATCAGTACCGCCGATACTTGGAAAGTAAGGATGGAATGCATGGATTTGAGGAGATAAACACCAACAAAGGGAAAGATGAAGCGGTCAACGATCAAGAAAAAAAGGGCAGGAACAGCAGGAAAGTTTTGAAGAAAGCTCTTATTCAGGCCTTGAAAGATAACAAGACAAaggaaaaacagaaacaaaataaagatgGCAAGGTAAAGAAGGAAGTTATTCTCTCTTTTGAGgaattcgtaaaggatagtttcgAATTCCTTAGTGCGAAGTTGGATGTTTTAATTGTAGATTTGTATACACACTTGCCAACATCTATCATTTCATTAGAAGTGGTGAAGAACATGATCAGAGCACTTGGTTCACTCAAGTGCTTCAAACCCTTGCTGTATAGTGTTAGTGTTGGAGATGAAGGTCTAAAACAAGTCCTCAGTGATTTTGAAAATGAAGGAAGCGGAGCTGATCAATTTTCACAGTTGGCCTATATGAGAAAATATTGTGCTCAGACACTGAATTCACTTCCTCGAGTATTTGACATTCCCAATATTTTTGAAGTTGAAGGTATAGCAGCACGAAACTTTTGCTTGGGAAATGCGTGTCTGGTTTTCTGTACTGCTTCAAGCTCTGCCAAGTTGCACACAGAAGGAGCAAAACCGATAAAATTGTTGGTTATTGATGAAGCTGCCCAGCTTAAAGAATGTGAATCGACTATTCCATTGCAACTTTCTGGTCTTCGCCATGCCATTCTTATAGGTGACGAGCGCCAACTTCCTGCCATGGTTCAAAGCAAG ATTTCCGAGGAATCTGAATTCGGGAGGAGTTTGTTTGAGAGATTGGTAATACTGGAACACGAGAAACACCTTCTGAATACGCAGTATAGGATGCACCCATCTATAAGCTTATTCCCAAATAAAGAGTTCTATGATATGCGAATTCAGGATGCTTCAAAtgtcaaagaaagaaattatcAGAAACAATTCCTTCAAGGCAATATGTATGGCCCTTACTCATTTATTAATGTAGCCAATGGGAAAGAGCAATCCAATGACGGCCGCAGCAAGAAAAATTTGGTCGAGGTTGCTGTAGTTTCAGCAATAGTTGCAAGCCTTTTTAAAG AATTTAAAAGGGCAAGAAAGAGGATGAGCATAGGAGTCATATCACCATACAAGGCTCAAGTGTTtgcaattcaacaaaaaattgGAAATGCTTACAGTACATATAGTAACTTTGCTGTAAATGTTCGGTCTGTCGATGGATTTCAAGGCAGCGAGGAGGATGTTATCATTATCTCCACAGTCAGATGCAATGCAAGTGGATCAGTGGGTTTTCTTTCCAATCGCCAAAGGGTAAATGTTGCGCTGACCCGTGCAAG GTACTGCCTCTGGATATTGGGAAATGGAGCAACTCTTGTCAACAGTGACACTATTTGGAAGAAATTGGTTATTGACGCGAAGGAACGAGGGTGTTTCTACAATGCTGATGAGGATAAAAGCTTGTCCAAGGCTATAATGGATGCCTTGTTAGAGTTGGACCAACTTGATTATTTGTTGAATGCCAATTTTCTACTGTTCAGAAATGCAAGATGGAAG TTTTTCTTCAGTGACAACTTTCGGAAATCTATTATGAAAGTGAGAAATGGGGCTCGTCATGAagtgatttctttgttggcaaagCTTTCAAGTGGCTGGCGTCAATCTCCTGAAGAGAGAAACATCATTGTCCTACACGGAACTTCTTCTGAACTGTTAGAAAATTACAGAGTCAATGACCAGCTCAGTCTCATTTGGACAGTGGATATaatcaaggaaaacaaaaacgacACTCAAATTCTTAAGGTTTGGGATGTTTTACTCTTACGTGATTTACCGAAACTAGCAAGGAGCCTCGATGCTGTCTTTGGGAATTATACAGTGAATAAGATGAACCGCTGCAGACACAAATGCACAGAAGG GGATGTGGTTGTTCCAATGAGATGGTCAATAAGTTCCGGTGCCGCTCTCGAGAGTAGTAATCCTGAAACCGATCCTGCACAACTCCTGTCACAAACATTAGCTTCAATTGTTATCAGGGATGAATCAGAAGCACCAGCAGCAACTAGTAG ACAGCCCTGGAGGTCTAAGAAAGATGGATTTAGCAGTGGAACAAGGGGATCAAAACCTAGGCGGCGAAGGACAAATGATAATTAA